From a single Pseudophryne corroboree isolate aPseCor3 chromosome 6, aPseCor3.hap2, whole genome shotgun sequence genomic region:
- the LOC134936353 gene encoding histone H2B 1.1-like: MPDPAKSAPAPKKGSKKAVTKTQKKDGKKRRKSRKESYAIYVYKVLKQVHPDTGISSKAMGIMNSFVNDIFERIAGEASRLAHYNKRSTITSREIQTAVRLLLPGELAKHAVSEGTKAVTKYTSAK, encoded by the coding sequence ATGCCTGATCCAGCAAAGTCTGCTCCGGCGCCTAAGAAAGGCTCTAAGAAAGCGGTGACCAAGACCCAGAAGAAGGATGGGAAGAAGCGTAGGaagagcaggaaggagagttacgccatttacgtctacaaggtgctgaagcaggtgcaccctgacaccggcatctcctccaaggctatgggcatcatgaactcctttgtcaaTGACATCTTTGAGCGCATTGCTGGGGAAGCTTCTCGCCTGGCTCATTACAACAAGCGCTCGaccatcacctcccgggagatccagaccgccgtacgcttgctgctgccgggagagctggccaagcacgccgtgtccgagggcaccaaggcTGTTACCAAGTACACCAGCGCCAAGTAA
- the LOC134934317 gene encoding histone H4-like: protein MSGRGKGGKGLGKGGAKRHRKVLRDNIQGITKPAIRRLARRGGVKRISGLIYEETRGVLKVFLENVIRDAVTYTEHAKRKTVTAMDVIYALKRQGRTLYGFGG from the coding sequence ATGTCTGGAAGAGGTAAAGGAGGTAAGGGGCTCGGAAAAGGAGGCGCTAAGCGCCATAGGAAGGTGCTGCGGGACAACATCCAGGGCATCACCAAGCCTGCCATCCGCCGCCTTGCCCGGAGAGGAGGCGTGAAGCGTATCTCCGGCCTCATCTACGAGGAGACCCGCGGGGTGCTGAAGGTGTTTCTGGAGAACGTGATCCGGGACGCCGTCACCTACACCGAGCACGCCAAGAGGAAGACGGTCACCGCTATGGATGTGAtctatgctctcaagcgccagggCCGCACTCTGTATGGCTTCGGAGGCTAA
- the LOC134936350 gene encoding histone H1C-like, producing MAETAPVAAAVPPSEVAAKKKRQPKKAAGGAQKSGKSSGPSVSELIVKAVAASKERSGVSLAALKKALAAGGYDVERNNSRIKVGVKGLVTKGTLTQVKGTGASGSFKLNKKQVESKKAAQKSLKPKKPAAKKVVKSPKKPKKAPSAAKTPKKVKKPATAAAAKSPKKPIAVKPKKAAKSPAKKAAKPKAAKSPDKKAAKPKARKSPAKKAAKPKKAAAKK from the coding sequence ATGGCGGAAACTGCCCCCGTCGCCGCCGCTGTTCCTCCATCAGAGGTcgcagccaaaaagaagaggcagccgaagAAAGCTGCTGGAGGAGCACAGAAGAGCGGCAAGTCTTCTGGACCCAGCGTCTCCGAGCTGATCGTAAAAGCCGTGGCCGCCTCTAAAGAGCGCAGCGGGGTTTCTCTTgccgccctgaagaaggctctggctgccggaggctacgatgtggagaggaacaacAGCCGCATCAAAGTGGGGGTGAAAGGATTAGTGACCAAAGGAACTCTCACCCAGGTGAAAGGTACCGGCGCTTCCGGCTCCTTCAAGCTCAATAAGAAACAAGTGGAAAGCAAGAAGGCCGCCCAGAAGTCCCTGAAGCCCAAGAAACCTGCAGCGAAGAAAGTGGTCAAATCCCCGAAGAAGCCCAAGAAGGCTCCGAGTGCAGCCAAGACCCCGAAAAAGGTGAAGAAACCCGCTACAGCGGCTGctgccaaaagcccaaagaagcctaTAGCCGTGAAGCCTAAGAAGGCGGCCAAGAGTCCCgccaagaaggcggcgaagcccaaagcTGCCAAGAGTCCGGACAAGAAGGCAGCGAAGCCAAAAGCCAGAAAAAGCCCGGCCAAGAAGGCAGCTAAGCCTAAGAAAGCTGCGGCCAAGAAGTGA